A window of Cucurbita pepo subsp. pepo cultivar mu-cu-16 chromosome LG06, ASM280686v2, whole genome shotgun sequence contains these coding sequences:
- the LOC111796677 gene encoding mitochondrial import inner membrane translocase subunit PAM16 like 2-like, which translates to MAAKILANLIVMGSGILARAFVQAYRQALTNASKSGVAQETIQNTVRRASKVMTEQEARQILGVSPETPWEEIVKKYDALFEKNAQTGSFYLQSKVHRAKERLETLYQSKGEDAPS; encoded by the exons ATG GCTGCAAAAATTCTTGCCAATTTAATTGTGATGGGCTCTGGGATACTTGCTAGGGCCTTTGTTCAAGCCTACCGTCAAGCCCTTACGA ATGCTTCAAAGTCCGGTGTTGCTCAAGAAACAATTCAAAACACCGTTCGCAGAGCAAGCAAAGTGATGACAGAGCAAGAAGCCAGGCAGATTCTTGGCGTCTCCCCGGAAACGCCTTGGGAGGAAATTGTGAAG AAATATGACGCTTTGTTCGAAAAGAATGCTCAGACTGGAAGCTTTTATCTTCAGTCAAAAGTTCACAGAGCCAAGGAACGATTAGAAACTCTGTATCAGAGCAAAGGTGAGGATGCCCCTAGCTGA